The Flavobacterium sp. N2270 genome contains the following window.
GCTTTATCCATAACAAATCGTATTTGCGATTGGTTGTCAATTACAGGAAAACTATTTGGTTGTAAAGCTACCGCAGTAAATCCGCTTTTTGCCGCTACTTTTAATCCGTTTGCTATAGTTTCTCTGTCTTCAAAACCTGGTTCTCCAAAAGAAACCGAGCTGTCCATCCAACCTTGAGATATATGTAAATCATCTTCCACAATTTCGATAAAATCAGCATCAGAAGTTAGGTTTTTACCTATTTCAATGATTTTTCCATCTTGAATTTTAATATCGACCGTTTGTTTGTGAAAAGCACTTTTTGGGTCAATAATTGTGGCGTTTTTTAAAACAATATTTGTCATTTTACAAATTTTTGGATTAGTAGTTCAATCAATAAAAGTAGTAGTGTTGCTATAATAAACCATTTCCATAAAACCGTATCTGTTCGTTTTGTGTGTAAATCATTCAAAACTTCATCCACAGAATTTATTTTGGCAAAATTATCATTATTTAGTGTGCTTTGCAAAGTTACATCGCTTTCATTTCTTGGAAAATTGAAACTTATCGAGGTAATCAATTTGTCCTTTTGTTTTACATTATAATTTCCTGCTTGTTCAGGATAATCGCCAAATGTCAACTTTACTTTATTACTTAAAATTTGTTGCAATGGAATAAAACTGTTACTTTCATTAGAAAAAGAAACCACTTCGTCTTTTTCCAAATCAGCTTCAATAATTTTAGTTTCATTTTCACTTATGGTAAAAGCCAACTTATCTTTGGTATCGTTACCTATTGTCATATTGAAAAACGTAGGAACGATTAAAGGCGAATTTTGAAAATTAGAATTGGTTTTATTTATAGCTGAAGCAAAAAAGTAAACTGTTCCTAATTTATTAGTTACCGAAGTTAAAAAAATTTCAGCATCTTCAAATTGTAATATAGGTGAACTATTTTTAGAAACTATGAAGTTTGAATTTACCTTTGGATATTGAAAATTAGTAACATTCTTTTCGAAAACATTCTTGTAAACAGGATGATTAAAACTAATCTTCGTGATTTGTTTTTCTGTTTTTGATGGATTTGAAAAAGTTACGTTTCCAATTTTCTTCGATAAACCATTCAAGCTTTCTAAATTACTTTCAGTAGAAGGAATCACAATTACGTTTCCGCCTTTTTCATAAAACGAAACCAAGTTGGTTTGTAAAGCTTGTGAAATTTCTTTTACTTCATTTAGAACGATGGTTTGTTGGTTTTCTAAACGATTAAAATCCAACAGTTCTAAAGTAGTTTCATACGTTACAAAATCTTCATTGGTATAAATGCGATGTAGGAATTTGTTTTTAGAAGCTTCGCCAATAATCGCAACATTTGTCTTTTTGGGCGATTGAATGGTAAAGAAAAATTCGTTGTCAAATTGCAAACTGTTGTCTTGAATTACAATTCTTCCGGCCATTTCCTTTTTAGGAATAGACAATTTTATTTTTTGTTCGCTTTTCTCAAACGTGACTTGTGTTTTGGCAATTGCTTTATCGTTATCATATAAAGTAAGTGGAGTTTCATTTTCAACAGTTCCAAAAGCTTTCAATACAACTTCTAAAGTGTAAAAAGCATCGGAAACTTCAGTAATTGTCGCCTTTTCAATACTTATGTTAACTGATTTTTCTGCTTTTGGTTGCAACCAATAAATTTCATTATTTTCGGAAATCGTGTTGATTTTTTCAGAAGTAACTGAAATTCCATCTGAAATAATCATGTAATCTTTAGAAACGTTTGGCTTTTTTAATTCCACTTGATTGATTAATGCGTCCAATTCAAATGAAGTAGA
Protein-coding sequences here:
- a CDS encoding vWA domain-containing protein, with the protein product MQFKHPEILYFLFLLVIPILVHLFQFRRFKKEYFTNVKLLKEIQIQTRKSKSIKKWLLLATRLLLLAAIIFAFAQPFFTAKDAENKENELVVLLDNSFSMQAKGAKGELLKRSIQELLESFPENQTFSLLTNTEVFWDTDIKSIQKELQQLDYASTSFELDALINQVELKKPNVSKDYMIISDGISVTSEKINTISENNEIYWLQPKAEKSVNISIEKATITEVSDAFYTLEVVLKAFGTVENETPLTLYDNDKAIAKTQVTFEKSEQKIKLSIPKKEMAGRIVIQDNSLQFDNEFFFTIQSPKKTNVAIIGEASKNKFLHRIYTNEDFVTYETTLELLDFNRLENQQTIVLNEVKEISQALQTNLVSFYEKGGNVIVIPSTESNLESLNGLSKKIGNVTFSNPSKTEKQITKISFNHPVYKNVFEKNVTNFQYPKVNSNFIVSKNSSPILQFEDAEIFLTSVTNKLGTVYFFASAINKTNSNFQNSPLIVPTFFNMTIGNDTKDKLAFTISENETKIIEADLEKDEVVSFSNESNSFIPLQQILSNKVKLTFGDYPEQAGNYNVKQKDKLITSISFNFPRNESDVTLQSTLNNDNFAKINSVDEVLNDLHTKRTDTVLWKWFIIATLLLLLIELLIQKFVK